The Lysobacter oculi genomic sequence GCGGTTGGTTTCCAGGTCCGCTTCAACGACCAGGTCGGCGATGCCACCGCGATCAAGTTCATGACCGACGGCATCCTGCTGGCCGAGATCCAGACCGACCGCTGGCTGTCGAAGTACGACACGATCATCATCGACGAGGCGCACGAGCGCAGCCTCAACATCGACTTCCTGCTCGGCTACCTCAAGCAGCTGTTGCCGAAGCGCCCGGACCTGAAGCTGGTCGTCACCTCGGCCACCATCGACACCATGCGTTTCGCCGCGCATTTCGAAGGCGCGCCGGTGGTGGAAGTGGAGGGCCGCACTTTCCCGGTCGAGCATCGTTACCGCCCGCTGGAAGGCGAAGGAGAGGACGATGGCGAACGCACCGTGCTCGACGGCATCGTCGCCGCCTGCGACGAAATCACCCGCGAGAATCCGCTGGGCGACACGCTGATCTTCCTGCCGGGCGAGCGCGAGATCCGCGACGCGCACCTGGCGCTGGAACGGCGCAAATACCGGCATACGGAAGTCGTGCCGCTGTACGCGCGGCTTTCCGCCAAGGACCAGGACAAGGTGTTCCAGCCCGGCCCGCAGCGGCGCATCGTGCTGGCGACCAATGTGGCCGAGACCTCGCTGACCGTGCCGCGTATCCGCTACGTGGTCGATCCCGGCTTCGCGCGGGTCAAGCGCTACAGCCCGCGCCAGAAACTGGACCGCCTGCACATCGAGGCGATCTCGCAGGCCAGCGCCAACCAGCGTGCCGGTCGCTGCGGGCGCGTCGCCGATGGCGTCTGCATCCGGCTGTATTCGGATGCTGATTTCGGTGCGCGCAGTGAATTCACCGACCCCGAGATCCGCCGTTCCGCGCTGGCCGGCGTGATTTTGCGGATGTTGAGCATCGGGCTGGGCGACATCGAGACCTTCCCGTTCCTGGAGCCGCCGGACCCGCGCGCGGTGGCCGATGGCTGGCAGCAGCTGGCCGAGCTCGGTGCGGTGGATGCCCATCGCAAGCTGACCGCCATCGGGCGGCAGATGGCGAGACTGCCGGTGGACGTGAAGCTCTCGCGCATGCTGATTGCCGCGGATAAACACGGCGTGCTGCACGAGATGCTGGCCATCGCCAGCTTCCTCGGCATCCAGGATCCGCGCGAACGCCCGGCCGATGCACGCGCCGCCGCCGATAACGCACACGCCCTGTTCGCCGACGCAAAATCCGAATTCATCGGCATCTGGAAACTGTGGGAAGCCTTCCGCATCGCCCACGAAGACCTGAGCCAGTCGCAGCTGCGCAAATGGGCGGAGAAGCACTACCTCGGCTTTCTGCGCCTGCGCGAATGGCGCGAGCTGCATCGCCAGCTCAAGCTGCAATGCGAGGAACTGGGCTGGGCGACGCAGCGCGTGGAGGCGTCATCAGCGCGCACCGACGCGAATGCCGACAAGCGCCAGCGGCCACGCAAGCCGGGGCAGGGTGAAGCGGTGCGTGTCGTGACGCGTGCGGATGTGCAGCCGGATGCCGCGCAGGCCGCCTCGCACGTTGACTATGCCCGCCTGCATCGCGCGTTGATCGCCGGGCTGCCGACGCAGGTCGCGCACCTCGGTGATCGCGGCATCTACGAAGGCCCGCGCGGTCGCCGCTTCCAGCTGTTTCCCGGTTCGGTGCTGGCGAAGAAGCCGCCGCCGTGGCTGCTCTCCGCGACGCTGCTGGACACCGAAAAAGTCTGGGCGATCACCAATGCGGCGATCGAACCGGACTGGGTGATCGCCGAAGTGCCGCACCTGCTCGCGCGCCGTCATCACGATCCGCACTGGTCGCGTTCGCAGGGGCGCGTCGTCGGCAGTGAGCAGATCAGCCTGTTCGGGCTGGTGCTGGCGCCGAAGAAGCCGGTGCATTACGGCGCGCTGTATCCGGAGGAATCGCGTGCGATTTTCGTGCGCGAAGGGCTGGTGCCGGGCGAGGTGAACACCCGCAGCGGCTTCCTCGCCCGCAACCTGCGCGTGCTCGCCGATGCCAGGGAAGAGGAAGCCAAGCTGCGCCGCGCCGGACTGGTGGTCGACGAGGACTGGCAGGCGCAGTGGTATCTCGATCGCCTGCCATCGCACATCCACAACGCGCAGGCGCTGGATGCGTGGTGGAAGGGTTTGTCGAAGGACGCGCAGGCCGCGCTCGAATGGACGCGCGATGACCTGCTGGTCGTGGACGAAACAGATGCCGCGCGTTTCCCGCCCTATCTGGCGATGGGCGATGTGCGTCTGGCCGTGCGCTACCGCTTCGAGCCCGGTGCCGCCGATGACGGCATGACGCTCGCCGTGCCGCTGCACCTGCTCGGCGCGTTGGACGCGGCGCGGCTGTCGTGGCTTGCACCCGGCTTCGTGCAGGACAAGGCGGCGGCGCTGATCAAGTCGCTGCCGAAATCGCTGCGGCGCAACTTCGTTCCGGCGCCGGATTTCGCCCGCGCCTTCGCCGAGGCGCATCGCGAACCGGAGCCGGGCGACATGGCCTCCAGCCTCGCGCGTTTCCTCAAGCGCTTGGCGGGCGTGGAAGTGATGGAGGCGGATTTCGACGAAGCCGGCATCGACCCGCATCTGCGCATGAACCTGCAGCTTCAGGACGAGTCCGGCCAGCACGTGCTGGCGAATTCCCGCGATCTCGCCGACCTGCGTGCGAAGTTCGGCCAGCGTGCGCAGCGTGCCTTCGCCGCGCGGGCCGCGAAGGATCTGGCGAAGGCCGGGCTCACCGCGTTCCCTGAACCACCGATTCCGTCGCAGGTGATGGGCGATGGCGGCATCCCGGCGTTCCCCGCGCTGCATGACGATGGCGAGTCGGTGTCGCTGCACGTGCATGCGCAGCGCGCGAATGCCGAACACCACCACCCAGAAGGCGTGCGCCGTCTGCTGCGCATCGCGCTGGCCGACAAGCTCAAGCAGGCACGCCGGCAGCTGCCGATCCCGCCCAAGACCGGCCTGCTGTATGCCGCCATCGATCACGCGCCGAGCAAGGTCGAGGCGTTGCGCAAGCCGGTCGCGCGCGATGCCGATCAGCTGCGCGAGGATCTGGTCGAAGGCGCCTTCGCCGCGCTCACCGCCGAAGGGCTGGGCGATGTGCGGGATGCGGATGCCTTTGCGCAGCAGGCGGA encodes the following:
- the hrpA gene encoding ATP-dependent RNA helicase HrpA, with the translated sequence MAMTADPQQAIRQARRAIEGASTRDRGRLLGLLAKWQAKPGDVALRDAFAHKLEASVAARETRAAQLPVATINAELPIAAHADEIVELIRTHQVVVIAGETGSGKTTQLPKLCLQAGRGAAGMIGCTQPRRIAARWVARRVAEELQVPMGGAVGFQVRFNDQVGDATAIKFMTDGILLAEIQTDRWLSKYDTIIIDEAHERSLNIDFLLGYLKQLLPKRPDLKLVVTSATIDTMRFAAHFEGAPVVEVEGRTFPVEHRYRPLEGEGEDDGERTVLDGIVAACDEITRENPLGDTLIFLPGEREIRDAHLALERRKYRHTEVVPLYARLSAKDQDKVFQPGPQRRIVLATNVAETSLTVPRIRYVVDPGFARVKRYSPRQKLDRLHIEAISQASANQRAGRCGRVADGVCIRLYSDADFGARSEFTDPEIRRSALAGVILRMLSIGLGDIETFPFLEPPDPRAVADGWQQLAELGAVDAHRKLTAIGRQMARLPVDVKLSRMLIAADKHGVLHEMLAIASFLGIQDPRERPADARAAADNAHALFADAKSEFIGIWKLWEAFRIAHEDLSQSQLRKWAEKHYLGFLRLREWRELHRQLKLQCEELGWATQRVEASSARTDANADKRQRPRKPGQGEAVRVVTRADVQPDAAQAASHVDYARLHRALIAGLPTQVAHLGDRGIYEGPRGRRFQLFPGSVLAKKPPPWLLSATLLDTEKVWAITNAAIEPDWVIAEVPHLLARRHHDPHWSRSQGRVVGSEQISLFGLVLAPKKPVHYGALYPEESRAIFVREGLVPGEVNTRSGFLARNLRVLADAREEEAKLRRAGLVVDEDWQAQWYLDRLPSHIHNAQALDAWWKGLSKDAQAALEWTRDDLLVVDETDAARFPPYLAMGDVRLAVRYRFEPGAADDGMTLAVPLHLLGALDAARLSWLAPGFVQDKAAALIKSLPKSLRRNFVPAPDFARAFAEAHREPEPGDMASSLARFLKRLAGVEVMEADFDEAGIDPHLRMNLQLQDESGQHVLANSRDLADLRAKFGQRAQRAFAARAAKDLAKAGLTAFPEPPIPSQVMGDGGIPAFPALHDDGESVSLHVHAQRANAEHHHPEGVRRLLRIALADKLKQARRQLPIPPKTGLLYAAIDHAPSKVEALRKPVARDADQLREDLVEGAFAALTAEGLGDVRDADAFAQQADVIGKTLFGEAMRRLQQAEAILAGVAEVRAKLESKLMGWASGNLDDMRAHLAALAAPGFLRETPAQALADLPRYLKALSLRAERAQRDPQKDQTRMLELKPFADALADADPLHPEARALRWELEELRVATFAQELGAKGGVSAKKLAARIARLANG